The Heyndrickxia vini genome contains a region encoding:
- the rplJ gene encoding 50S ribosomal protein L10 yields MSSAVDQKKLIVDEIADKLKSSVSTVIVDYRGLNVAQVTELRKQLRDAGIEFKVYKNTLTRRAVEVAGLTGLEDSLTGPNAIAFSNEDVVAPAKILNEFAKKNEALEIKAGVIEGNTASVEEIKALADLPSREGLLSMLLSVLQAPIRNLALATKAVADQKEEQGA; encoded by the coding sequence ATGAGCAGTGCAGTTGATCAAAAGAAACTAATTGTAGACGAGATTGCTGATAAGTTAAAATCAAGCGTCTCTACAGTAATTGTAGATTATCGTGGGTTAAATGTTGCCCAAGTAACTGAATTACGTAAACAACTTCGTGATGCAGGCATTGAGTTCAAAGTTTATAAAAACACTTTAACTCGCCGTGCAGTAGAAGTGGCTGGATTAACTGGTTTAGAAGATTCTCTAACAGGCCCTAACGCAATTGCATTCAGTAATGAAGATGTAGTTGCACCAGCGAAAATTTTAAATGAATTTGCTAAAAAGAATGAAGCTCTAGAAATTAAAGCAGGTGTGATTGAAGGAAATACTGCATCAGTTGAAGAAATTAAAGCCCTTGCAGATCTACCATCTCGCGAAGGTTTACTTTCTATGTTGCTTAGCGTTCTTCAAGCACCAATCCGCAACTTGGCTCTTGCTACAAAAGCTGTTGCAGATCAAAAAGAAGAACAAGGCGCGTAA
- the rplA gene encoding 50S ribosomal protein L1 has protein sequence MAKKGKKYVEALKLVDRTNAYSVNEAIELVKKTNFTKFDATVEVAFRLGVDPKKADQQIRGAVVLPNGTGKTQRVLVFAKGEKAKEAEAAGADYVGDSDYINKINQGWFEFDVIVATPDMMGEVGKLGRVLGPKGLMPNPKTGTVTFDVTKAINEIKAGKVEYRVDKSGNVHVPVGKVSFDNEKLVENFTTIFDTLLKAKPAAAKGTYMKNISVTSTMGPGVKVDASSFSVKN, from the coding sequence ATGGCTAAAAAAGGTAAAAAGTACGTTGAAGCTTTAAAATTAGTAGATCGTACGAATGCTTATTCTGTAAATGAAGCAATTGAATTAGTAAAGAAAACAAACTTCACAAAGTTTGACGCAACAGTTGAAGTTGCATTTCGTCTTGGAGTAGATCCTAAGAAAGCAGATCAACAAATTCGTGGTGCAGTTGTCCTTCCTAACGGAACTGGTAAAACACAACGCGTATTAGTATTTGCTAAAGGTGAAAAAGCGAAAGAAGCGGAAGCTGCTGGAGCGGACTATGTAGGCGATAGCGATTATATCAACAAAATCAACCAAGGTTGGTTCGAATTTGATGTTATTGTTGCAACACCTGATATGATGGGTGAAGTTGGTAAACTTGGTCGTGTTCTTGGACCTAAAGGTTTAATGCCAAACCCTAAAACTGGCACAGTTACATTTGATGTGACTAAAGCTATTAATGAAATCAAAGCTGGTAAAGTTGAATACCGTGTAGATAAATCTGGTAACGTTCATGTTCCAGTTGGTAAAGTATCATTTGATAACGAGAAACTAGTTGAAAACTTTACAACAATCTTTGATACATTATTAAAAGCAAAACCAGCAGCTGCAAAAGGAACTTACATGAAGAACATTTCTGTTACTTCAACAATGGGACCTGGTGTAAAGGTTGATGCTTCATCTTTCTCTGTAAAAAACTAA
- the secE gene encoding preprotein translocase subunit SecE, producing MSIAKFFRNIASEMRKVSWPKKKELTSYTITVVSTVVILAVFFMVVDLGISSLIKWILK from the coding sequence ATGTCGATTGCGAAATTCTTTCGAAATATAGCATCAGAAATGAGAAAAGTTAGTTGGCCAAAGAAGAAAGAGCTTACTAGTTATACAATTACGGTAGTATCTACAGTTGTTATACTTGCGGTATTTTTCATGGTCGTAGATTTAGGCATTTCATCACTAATTAAATGGATTTTAAAATAA
- the rpmG gene encoding 50S ribosomal protein L33 yields the protein MQRKIVLACEQCGSRNYSTFHNKQTDTERLEVKKFCKHCNTHHVHRETK from the coding sequence ATGCAAAGAAAAATAGTACTAGCTTGTGAACAATGTGGGTCGAGAAATTACTCGACATTTCATAATAAACAAACAGATACTGAACGGTTAGAAGTGAAAAAATTTTGTAAACATTGCAATACCCATCATGTTCATCGTGAAACAAAGTAA
- the rplL gene encoding 50S ribosomal protein L7/L12, which yields MTKEQIIEAVKEMTVLELNDLVKAIEEEFGVTAAAPVAVVGAAGGEAAAEKTEFDVVLASAGSQKIKVIKVVREITGLGLKEAKEVVDNAPKSLKEGVAKEEAEEIKAKLEEVGASVEVK from the coding sequence ATGACTAAAGAACAAATCATTGAAGCTGTCAAAGAAATGACAGTTCTTGAACTAAATGACCTTGTTAAAGCTATTGAAGAAGAATTTGGTGTAACTGCTGCTGCTCCAGTTGCAGTTGTAGGTGCTGCTGGTGGCGAAGCTGCTGCAGAAAAAACTGAATTTGATGTAGTACTTGCTAGTGCAGGTTCACAAAAAATTAAAGTAATTAAAGTTGTTCGTGAAATCACAGGTCTTGGCCTTAAAGAAGCGAAAGAAGTTGTTGACAACGCTCCTAAGTCTCTTAAAGAAGGCGTTGCTAAAGAAGAAGCTGAAGAAATCAAAGCTAAACTTGAAGAAGTTGGAGCTAGCGTTGAAGTTAAGTAA
- the nusG gene encoding transcription termination/antitermination protein NusG, whose protein sequence is MEKNWYVVHTYSGYENKVKANLEKRVESMAMQDKIFRVVVPEEEETEIKNGKKKVTKRKVFPGYVLVEIIMTDDSWYVVRNTPGVTGFVGSAGSGSKPTPLLPDEVKVILKHMGMEEKRVDVDFEVGESVTVKEGPFANFTGKIEEIDHDKGRAKVMVSMFGRETPVDLVFTQIDKI, encoded by the coding sequence ATGGAAAAGAATTGGTATGTTGTTCATACGTATTCTGGTTATGAAAACAAAGTAAAAGCTAACCTAGAAAAGCGTGTGGAATCAATGGCGATGCAAGATAAAATATTTCGGGTAGTTGTTCCGGAGGAAGAAGAAACAGAAATCAAAAATGGCAAGAAAAAAGTAACTAAGCGGAAGGTATTTCCAGGATATGTGCTAGTAGAAATTATTATGACAGATGATTCTTGGTATGTTGTACGTAATACACCAGGAGTAACAGGTTTTGTAGGGTCTGCTGGATCCGGTTCAAAACCGACTCCACTACTTCCTGATGAAGTAAAGGTCATTTTAAAACATATGGGAATGGAAGAAAAACGAGTGGATGTCGACTTTGAAGTTGGTGAATCGGTAACGGTAAAAGAAGGCCCGTTTGCTAACTTTACAGGAAAAATTGAAGAAATTGATCATGATAAAGGCAGAGCTAAAGTTATGGTTAGCATGTTCGGCCGAGAAACACCTGTCGATTTAGTTTTTACGCAAATTGATAAAATATAA
- the rplK gene encoding 50S ribosomal protein L11, whose translation MAKKVVKIVKLQIPAGKANPAPPVGPALGQAGVNIMGFCKEFNARTADQAGLIIPVEITVFEDRSFTFITKTPPAAVLLKKAAGIESGSGEPNRKKVATVKRDKVREIAETKMPDLNAASVESAMRMVEGTARSMGIVIED comes from the coding sequence GTGGCTAAAAAAGTAGTTAAAATTGTAAAATTACAAATTCCTGCTGGTAAAGCAAACCCAGCTCCGCCGGTTGGTCCTGCACTTGGTCAAGCTGGTGTGAATATCATGGGATTCTGTAAGGAGTTTAACGCTCGTACAGCTGATCAAGCTGGATTAATTATCCCTGTTGAAATTACGGTATTTGAAGACCGTTCATTTACATTTATCACTAAAACCCCACCTGCTGCAGTTTTACTTAAAAAAGCAGCTGGAATCGAATCAGGTTCTGGTGAGCCTAACCGTAAAAAGGTAGCAACTGTTAAGCGTGACAAAGTACGTGAAATCGCTGAAACAAAAATGCCTGACTTAAATGCAGCAAGCGTTGAATCAGCAATGCGTATGGTTGAAGGTACTGCGCGCAGCATGGGTATTGTAATCGAGGATTAA
- a CDS encoding class I SAM-dependent methyltransferase produces MTNHYYSRNPEIKSNPVYWEFRLRGQVFRFKTDQGVFSKKEVDFGSRFLIDMFKMPDINGPILDVGCGYGPIGLAIAKMSVDRSVHMIDVNHRALNLAKENAETNSITNVAIYESDRYENVKETEFAAIVTNPPIRTGKNVVHDILTNSFKHLKVGGELWVVIQKKQGAPSAKAKLEEIFEEVKVVGKNKGYYILKAKKLDD; encoded by the coding sequence ATGACTAATCATTATTATTCCCGTAATCCGGAAATAAAAAGTAATCCAGTATATTGGGAGTTTCGTCTTCGCGGACAAGTATTTCGATTTAAAACGGATCAAGGTGTTTTTTCGAAAAAGGAAGTAGATTTTGGTTCACGATTTTTAATTGATATGTTCAAAATGCCTGATATAAATGGTCCAATCCTTGATGTGGGATGTGGATACGGTCCAATTGGTTTAGCGATTGCGAAAATGTCAGTGGATCGCAGTGTTCATATGATTGATGTAAATCATCGTGCGCTTAACTTGGCAAAGGAAAATGCTGAGACTAATTCGATTACGAATGTAGCAATATACGAAAGTGATAGATATGAAAATGTGAAAGAAACTGAGTTTGCAGCAATTGTAACAAACCCGCCGATACGGACCGGGAAAAATGTGGTACATGATATTTTAACAAACAGCTTCAAACATCTAAAAGTAGGTGGAGAACTTTGGGTAGTCATCCAAAAGAAACAAGGTGCTCCATCAGCTAAAGCTAAATTAGAGGAAATCTTTGAAGAAGTTAAAGTTGTAGGTAAAAATAAAGGATATTATATATTAAAAGCGAAAAAGCTTGACGACTAG